A single window of Liolophura sinensis isolate JHLJ2023 chromosome 6, CUHK_Ljap_v2, whole genome shotgun sequence DNA harbors:
- the LOC135466968 gene encoding uncharacterized protein LOC135466968, which translates to MGSVYTYKDTSGFYTRGPLIYASPSVFEGMKADCSAVSRLARLGLLILLLAFLLHLIGFTTPAWFLPDPTFTDTFLGLHVTGLGIWEVCGTQDYTSFCIFLQNRDDWRYSVYVRAGWHYAVQVLVVLGFISSILPLALLILYMIRRNLTRRRTILIVTIAFSLLSGILILAAIIVYGMNMTKDGGDLSWSFGLTAAAGTLFILGTIPLFVDLFLRDKAHVERLP; encoded by the exons ATGGGGTCCGTATACACGTACAAAGACACGTCGGGGTTCTATACCCGGGGTCCGCTGATCTACGCCAGCCCATCGGTGTTCGAAGGGATGAAGGCGGACTGTAGCGCCGTGTCACGCCTGGCCCGCCTCGGACTCTTGATTCTGCTCTTAGCTTTCCTCCTTCACCTGATCGGCTTCACAACGCCAGCCTGGTTCCTGCCCGACCCCACCTTCACCGACACTTTCCTGGGCTTACATGTGACGGGCCTCGGCATCTGGGAGGTGTGCGGTACCCAGGACTATACTTCATTCTGTATTTTCCTACAAAATCGTGATG ATTGGCGTTACTCCGTGTATGTGAGGGCCGGCTGGCACTACGCCGTCCAGGTCCTCGTTGTCCTCGGTTTCATCTCCTCCATCCTCCCACTGGCTCTTCTCATCCTCTACATGATCCGGCGGAACCTCACTCGCCGTCGGACAATCCTCATCGTCACTATTGCCTTCTCCCTTCTGTCAG GCATCTTAATCCTGGCTGCTATAATCGTGTACGGTATGAACATGACTAAGGACGGCGGCGACCTGAGCTGGTCATTCGGCCTCACCGCGGCGGCAGGCACTCTATTCATCCTCGGAACCATCCCTCTGTTCGTGGACCTCTTCCTCCGCGACAAGGCACACGTGGAGAGGTTACCTTGA